One Candidatus Symbiobacter mobilis CR genomic window, GTACTGCTCCCCACGCGGGAGCTGGCCGATCAGGTGGCGCAACAGGTGCGGCTATTCGGCCAATACACCCAGTTGCGCAGCACCGTCGTTTTTGGCGGTGTCGATATCAAACCCCAGGCTGTTGAGCTCAAGCGCGGAGTCGAAGTACTCGTGGCCACGCCGGGGCGTCTGCTCGACCACATCGAAGCAAAACACTGCGCGCTCCATCAGGTGGAGTACGTCGTGCTCGACGAAGCCGACCGCATGCTCGACATCGGTTTTCTGCCCGACTTGCAGCGCATCCTGTCGTACCTGCCCGCGCAGCGGACGACCCTGCTCTTTTCGGCTACCTTTTCGCCGGAGATCAAGCGGCTCGCGGCCAGCTACCTGCAGAACCCCATCACGGTAGAGGTCTCGCGCTCCAACGCTGCTGCATCGACCGTCGAACAGCACTTCTACCGCGTGTCGGACGACGACAAGCGCCGCGCACTGCGGCAAGTGTTGCGCCAGCGCGGGTTGAAGCAGGCTTTCGTCTTCGTCAACAGCAAGCTGGGCTGCGCGCAACTGGCCCGCTCCCTCGTTCGGGAAGGGCTGCAAGCCACTGCTCTGCACGGGGACAAAAGCCAGGAAGACCGCTTGGAGGCATTGGACGCCTTCAAGGCCGGGCGCTTCGACCTGCTCGTCTGCACTGACGTGGCCGCACGCGGGCTGGACATCAAGGATGTGCCCGCAGTCTTCAATTTCGATGTCCCCTTCAATGCCGAAGACTACGTCCACCGCATTGGCCGCACAGGGCGTGCAGGGCTGGCAGGGCTGGCCGTTACCCTCGTGACCAAGGACTCGACTCGCCAGGTTGACGAGATTGCCCAGCTCATCAAAACGCGGATCGACATCGAACCTTTCGAGTTCGAGGAAGACCTACCCGACATCCGCAAGCAAGGCCACTTCAACGACGGCAAGCGCCTGTACCGCGAAGACCCTGCCGATGCCCCGGCCCGTCCACGCAGCAGCCCGCATCGTGCGCCACGCCCGCCTGCCGACCCCATCTTCGCCGCGCCCTACGAACCCCCTGCCACAGACGCCCCCGCACCTGCCTGGGAACGCGCCGCGCCATTGCGCACAGGGCGTGGGCTATCCGGCAACATCAAGCCCCGACGCAAGGTCGCCGCCTTGCTCCACCCCACCTCGCTCGACAACGTGTAGTCCTCCGTTGCTCCCACAGCAATACCCTGCAACCAAGGGTTCTGCGCAGCAGGCGCCATCAACCTTTTGCCGAACCGGGCCGTTAGCGGGCTGCAGCCGCGCATTCCACCTGCACCCGTTCTCCTTCCCGCACCAGCGCCCCGCCTTCGATGCATAGCGCGGTCAAACTCCCACCCCATACACATCCTGTGTCGAGCGCGATGGTGTCGTCGCGCCCCAGCCACCCCAAAGTAGACCAGTGGCCAAAGGCAATGCGCGTGCCCTGCGTCTTGCGCCCAGGTGCATCGAACCACGGCAAACACCCTGGCGGGGCACGGTTTGCAGACTCCGCAGACGAAAAATCCATCCGCCCCTGCGGAGTACAAAAGCGCAGTCGCGTCAAGCCATTGACGATCGTTCGCAGACGATCCATGCCTTGCAACGCATCGTCCCAATGGTCAGGCTGATTGCCGTACAAGCCGTGCAAAAAGCCGTGCAACGCATCACCTTCGCCCCTATCCCCCATGCCTCCACCCGGCCCGCGCAACACGGCGTGGACTTCGTCGGCCAACTCCAGGGTTTGTTCCACCGTCCATTGCGGCAACACCCCGGCATGAACCAGCAAGGCGGTTCCCGTTCCCCACGCCACCGTGCGCGCCAGGGGCTGTGCGCGCAGCCACGCCAGCAAAGCATCCCGATCCGGCGCAGCAAGTATGGAATCCAGCGTATCGCTGCGGGCAGGCTTGCGTGCCCCACATGCCACGACGAGCAGATGCAGATCGTGGTTGCCCAGTACGCACTGCACGGCATGGCCATAGCCCATCAGCTTGCGCAACACCCCTGCGGAATCCGGCCCCCGGTTCACCAGATCGCCCAGCGGGTACAGCGTGTCCCGGCTTGGGTCGAAATCCAACCGCTCCAACAATGCCGTCAGCGCCGCATCGCAGCCCTGGATGTCGCCCACCAAATACCTTGCCATCGCTGCTGTCCCGTTTCCCTCACCCCCAACCCCTCTCCCGCTGGGCGAGGGGAGCTTCAAGAAGCCGCTTCGCGACTTTTCCGTAAACCCATAGCCCGTTTTCGAGCATCGTAGCCGTACCATGGAAGTGCTCCTGATCCTTTTGCTCATCGTCCTCAACGGTCTCTTTGCGATGACCGAGCTTGCGCTGGCAGCCTGCCGCAGGGCGCGGCTGAGCGCCCTGGCCGCAGAAGGGGATCGCGGCGCACGCGCTGCGCTGGAGCTGCTCGACCAGCCCGACCAGTTCCTATCGACGATCCAGATCGGCATCACCTCGATCGGCGTGCTCAACGGCATCATTGGCGAGGCCGCTTTCAGCCCCCAATTCGCAGCGTGGATGTGCAGCCTGGGCACGCCGGATGCCATCGCGCATGTTGTTGCCACGGGGCTGGTCGTCACGATCGTTACGTTTTTGACGATCGTTTGCGGGGAACTCGTTCCCAAACGCATCGGCCAGCTCTATCCAGAGACCGTCTCCCGCTGGATGTCGCAGCCCATGCAATGGCTGGCGCGCATCGCACGGCCTTTCGTCAGCCTGCTTGCGCAGTCCACCGCCGCGATGCTGCGGCTGCTGCGTATCGACACCCAAGCCACCCACAGCATGACTGAGGCGGAAATTTCCGCTAGCCTGGAAGAGGGCTTGGATGCCGGCGTGATCGAAGCGCAGGAACACCAGATGATGCACAACGTGCTCGCGCTTGATGACCG contains:
- a CDS encoding symmetrical bis(5'-nucleosyl)-tetraphosphatase translates to MARYLVGDIQGCDAALTALLERLDFDPSRDTLYPLGDLVNRGPDSAGVLRKLMGYGHAVQCVLGNHDLHLLVVACGARKPARSDTLDSILAAPDRDALLAWLRAQPLARTVAWGTGTALLVHAGVLPQWTVEQTLELADEVHAVLRGPGGGMGDRGEGDALHGFLHGLYGNQPDHWDDALQGMDRLRTIVNGLTRLRFCTPQGRMDFSSAESANRAPPGCLPWFDAPGRKTQGTRIAFGHWSTLGWLGRDDTIALDTGCVWGGSLTALCIEGGALVREGERVQVECAAAAR
- a CDS encoding DEAD/DEAH box helicase, giving the protein MPQDFSGLGLAEPLSRAIAEMGYTAMTPIQAQAIPHVLRGRDVMGAAQTGTGKTAAFALPLLQRLLAHQNASMSPARHPVRALVLLPTRELADQVAQQVRLFGQYTQLRSTVVFGGVDIKPQAVELKRGVEVLVATPGRLLDHIEAKHCALHQVEYVVLDEADRMLDIGFLPDLQRILSYLPAQRTTLLFSATFSPEIKRLAASYLQNPITVEVSRSNAAASTVEQHFYRVSDDDKRRALRQVLRQRGLKQAFVFVNSKLGCAQLARSLVREGLQATALHGDKSQEDRLEALDAFKAGRFDLLVCTDVAARGLDIKDVPAVFNFDVPFNAEDYVHRIGRTGRAGLAGLAVTLVTKDSTRQVDEIAQLIKTRIDIEPFEFEEDLPDIRKQGHFNDGKRLYREDPADAPARPRSSPHRAPRPPADPIFAAPYEPPATDAPAPAWERAAPLRTGRGLSGNIKPRRKVAALLHPTSLDNV